In Thermosynechococcus sichuanensis E542, a single genomic region encodes these proteins:
- a CDS encoding TMEM165/GDT1 family protein — protein MDWQSFAVSFAIVFLSELGDKSQLVAITLGSNARSAIAVFLGVASGLVCTTFFGVLLGSGIATLIPVKVVKAIAAMMFAFLGFYLLSQTPADSLDKEQI, from the coding sequence ATGGACTGGCAATCTTTTGCCGTGAGTTTTGCGATTGTTTTCCTGTCAGAACTGGGGGACAAGAGTCAATTGGTGGCGATTACCTTAGGGAGTAATGCCCGCTCCGCTATCGCTGTGTTTCTAGGCGTGGCCTCTGGCTTGGTGTGTACGACGTTTTTCGGTGTGCTTTTGGGCAGTGGGATTGCCACACTGATTCCCGTGAAAGTGGTCAAGGCGATCGCCGCCATGATGTTTGCCTTTCTGGGGTTTTATTTGCTCTCTCAAACACCGGCCGACAGCCTTGACAAGGAGCAAATTTGA